A single genomic interval of Ammospiza nelsoni isolate bAmmNel1 chromosome 25, bAmmNel1.pri, whole genome shotgun sequence harbors:
- the HTR1D gene encoding 5-hydroxytryptamine receptor 1D, with the protein MTQYNHSAQFSLQSSANKSLNVTETPLPWDERTLLGLKISLSILLAVITLATILANVFVVITILLTRKLHTPANYLIGSLAVTDLLVSVLVMPVSIAYTVTHTWAFGQLLCDIWLSSDITCCTASILHLCVIALDRYWAITDALEYSKRRTAGRAALMIAVVWMISISISVPPFFWRQVQAHEEIAKCAVNTEQISYTIYSTCGAFYIPTVLLLILYGRIYVAARDRILKPPSLYGKRFTTAHLITGSAGSSLCSINASLHEGHSHSGASPIFLGSVKIKIADSVLERKRISAARERKATKTLGIILGAFIFCWLPFFVISLVLPICQDACWFHPILLDFFTWLGYLNSLINPVIYTAFNEEFKQAFQKLILFKKCSS; encoded by the coding sequence atgaCTCAGTACAACCATTCAGCACAGTTCTCTCTCCAGAGCTCAGCTAATAAATCATTAAATGTCACTGAGACACCTCTGCCTTGGGATGAAAGGACGCTCTTGGGGCTGAAGATTTCACTGTCAATCCTTCTGGCCGTCATAACTTTGGCAACAATCCTCGCCAATGTTTTTGTTGTTATCACAATTCTCCTGACTAGAAAGCTCCACACACCTGCAAATTACCTCATTGGCTCCCTGGCAGTGACTGATCTCCTGGTGTCAGTGCTGGTGATGCCTGTCAGCATTGCTTACACTGTCACCCACACGTGGGCCTTTGGCCAGCTGCTGTGTGACATCTGGCTGTCCTCAGACATCAcgtgctgcacagcctccaTCCTGCACCTGTGTGTCATTGCCCTGGACAGGTACTGGGCTATCACAGACGCTCTGGAATATTCCAAGCGCCGCACTGCTGGCCGAGCAGCCCTCATGATTGCCGTGGTCTGGATGATATCCATCAGCATCTCTGTGCCACCGTTTTTCTGGAGGCAAGTGCAAGCTCATGAAGAGATTGCAAAGTGTGCTGTAAACACTGAGCAAATTTCCTACACCATTTATTCCACTTGTGGAGCTTTCTACATCCCGACCGTGCTCCTGCTGATATTGTATGGGAGAATTTATGTGGCAGCTCGAGATAGGATTCTGAAGCCACCCTCATTGTATGGGAAACGTTTCACTACTGCACACCTGATcactggctctgcaggctcgTCCCTCTGCTCCATTAATGCCAGCCTCCATGAAGGGCATTCCCATTCAGGTGCATCCCCAATATTTCTGGGTtctgttaaaattaaaattgcagaTAGTgtgctggaaaggaaaagaatttctgctgcaagagaaaggaaagctaCCAAAACTTTAGGCATTATTCTGGgagctttcattttctgctggCTGCCTTTTTTTGTCATATCCCTAGTCCTACCAATCTGCCAAGATGCCTGTTGGTTTCATCCCATCCTCCTGGACTTTTTCACCTGGTTGGGTTACCTAAACTCATTAATCAATCCAGTCATTTATACAGCTTTTAATGAAGAATTTAAACAGGCTTTCCAAAAACTAATACTTTTCAAAAAGTGTTCCTCTTGA